One genomic window of Limnothrix sp. FACHB-406 includes the following:
- a CDS encoding heme A synthase, producing the protein MAETVFHQAGHSSESVKTSIAIAEVNSSLGSDRVRWLAKRLAVAAWLLMAIGSATRVANAGLACPDWPLCYGQAVPWAQMNWQVFLEWFHRLDAAVVAFGALGLAGTAVRFRRELPGWVVPATVAALALVVLQAGLGALTVTELLRFDVVTAHLGTALAFLALLVAIAAGLTPQQASGTAAGLAGWALLAAIAIDVQSLIGGIVGSRWAVHQCLEGDQLCGVLHTHFWGIVPAVLTIGILLIMAWRTPALNPRLRSLRSLIALLLVAQLAIGYSTYHFQLRVAGLTVLHEAIAAALLASLVAFTVWAGRDRLRESPDGLTA; encoded by the coding sequence ATGGCGGAAACCGTGTTTCATCAGGCGGGGCATTCTTCCGAATCGGTGAAGACCTCGATCGCGATCGCCGAGGTCAATTCATCTTTGGGAAGCGATCGAGTGCGGTGGTTGGCTAAGCGGCTGGCGGTGGCGGCCTGGTTGCTGATGGCGATCGGCTCGGCCACCCGCGTGGCTAATGCGGGTCTCGCCTGTCCCGATTGGCCCCTCTGCTATGGCCAGGCGGTTCCCTGGGCCCAAATGAATTGGCAGGTGTTTTTGGAATGGTTCCACCGACTGGATGCAGCAGTGGTGGCCTTTGGGGCCCTGGGCTTGGCGGGCACGGCAGTCCGGTTTCGGCGGGAACTGCCCGGTTGGGTGGTTCCGGCAACGGTGGCGGCCCTGGCCCTGGTGGTGTTGCAAGCGGGGCTGGGGGCCCTGACGGTGACGGAGTTGCTGCGGTTTGACGTGGTGACGGCGCACTTGGGGACGGCCTTGGCATTTTTGGCCCTGTTGGTGGCGATCGCGGCGGGCCTGACTCCCCAACAGGCTTCGGGCACGGCGGCCGGCTTGGCGGGTTGGGCCCTGCTGGCGGCGATCGCGATCGATGTCCAAAGCCTGATCGGTGGCATTGTCGGATCGCGCTGGGCGGTACACCAATGCCTGGAGGGCGATCAGCTCTGTGGCGTTCTCCACACCCACTTTTGGGGCATTGTGCCTGCTGTCTTGACCATCGGCATTTTGCTGATCATGGCTTGGCGCACCCCGGCTTTGAATCCGCGCCTCCGTTCCCTCCGGAGCCTGATCGCCCTGTTGTTGGTGGCGCAATTGGCCATTGGTTACAGCACCTATCACTTTCAATTGCGGGTGGCAGGGCTAACGGTGCTGCATGAGGCGATCGCGGCGGCCCTGTTGGCTTCGCTGGTGGCCTTCACGGTTTGGGCCGGGCGCGATCGGTTGCGGGAGTCGCCCGATGGTCTGACAGCCTAA
- a CDS encoding MBOAT family protein, producing the protein MTFLSQVYGWLLISTVGLFWLLPWRSGRWGLLLVASLIFYGLRQPLYVPLLLVGVALNYSLGWMLRTDRRSIRHYVGGPNPEARQRQRKRLLWVGIGLNLLLLFGFKYVPFALNSLGWAFQSPPLLDAANWVDRIEAPLGISFFCFECIAYLVDVYRGAPPARNWLKFCTYKLFFPKLISGPIVRYHGLASQLEELDQPRNPRAEQITEGLWLIACGAIKKGLIADSLGLWVRTIFSPGTLERAGSGDLWLAIGAYGFQLYLDFSGYVDIARGSAMLLGIQLPQNFDFPYLSTSIADFWRRWHITLGDWLRNYLYIPLGGSRQGLVRTCINLMIVMLLGGLWHGDNWGYVLWGGAHGLALAVHRLVDAASHRFSPLAALWAHPAGVALAWGLTQLMVFLSWVLIRLPDWSQSSLVFQHLWGRSSDGAFLEKVYDEALGLDPWRLGAALGAIALLMVVAWFGQRGLRLQLTQPVKIALVPICLYLVWILGPEGVPFIYFDF; encoded by the coding sequence ATGACATTTCTGTCGCAAGTCTATGGTTGGCTGCTGATTTCAACGGTGGGCCTGTTTTGGCTGCTGCCCTGGCGATCGGGGCGATGGGGCCTGCTGTTGGTTGCCAGTCTGATTTTTTATGGGCTGCGGCAACCCCTCTACGTGCCTCTGTTGTTGGTGGGCGTGGCCCTGAACTACAGCTTGGGCTGGATGTTGCGGACCGATCGGCGATCGATTCGACATTACGTGGGCGGGCCAAACCCGGAAGCCCGACAGCGACAGCGAAAACGCCTGCTATGGGTGGGCATTGGCCTCAATTTGCTGTTGTTGTTTGGGTTTAAATATGTGCCCTTTGCCCTCAACTCCCTGGGCTGGGCGTTCCAGAGTCCGCCCCTGTTGGATGCGGCTAATTGGGTCGATCGAATCGAAGCGCCCCTCGGCATCAGCTTTTTTTGCTTTGAATGTATTGCTTATCTTGTGGATGTCTATCGCGGTGCGCCTCCGGCCCGCAATTGGCTGAAATTTTGTACCTATAAGCTCTTTTTCCCAAAGCTCATTTCCGGGCCGATCGTCCGCTATCACGGCTTGGCGAGCCAACTGGAAGAGTTAGACCAGCCGCGCAATCCCCGGGCTGAACAAATCACCGAAGGTCTGTGGCTGATTGCCTGCGGTGCTATCAAAAAGGGACTGATTGCCGATTCCTTGGGCCTGTGGGTTCGCACAATCTTCAGCCCCGGAACCCTGGAGCGGGCGGGCAGCGGGGACTTGTGGTTGGCGATCGGGGCCTATGGTTTCCAGCTCTATCTGGACTTCAGCGGCTATGTGGACATCGCCCGAGGCAGTGCGATGTTGCTCGGGATTCAACTGCCCCAAAATTTTGATTTTCCCTACCTCAGCACCAGCATTGCGGACTTTTGGCGACGCTGGCATATCACCCTCGGTGACTGGCTCCGAAATTATCTCTACATTCCTTTGGGGGGTTCCCGCCAAGGCCTGGTTCGCACCTGCATCAACCTAATGATCGTGATGTTGTTGGGTGGCCTGTGGCATGGGGACAACTGGGGCTATGTGCTGTGGGGTGGGGCCCATGGGCTGGCTTTGGCGGTGCATCGGTTGGTGGATGCGGCTTCCCACCGTTTCAGTCCCCTGGCGGCCCTGTGGGCCCATCCGGCGGGGGTGGCCCTGGCTTGGGGCCTGACGCAACTGATGGTGTTTTTGAGCTGGGTGCTGATTCGGTTGCCGGACTGGAGCCAGTCGAGCTTGGTGTTTCAGCACCTTTGGGGCCGATCGAGCGATGGGGCTTTTCTAGAAAAGGTTTATGACGAAGCGTTGGGGTTGGATCCTTGGCGGTTAGGCGCGGCCTTGGGGGCGATCGCGCTGCTGATGGTGGTGGCATGGTTTGGTCAACGGGGCCTGCGGTTGCAGCTCACACAGCCGGTAAAAATCGCCCTCGTCCCCATCTGCCTTTATCTGGTCTGGATTCTGGGGCCCGAGGGCGTACCGTTTATTTACTTTGACTTCTAG
- a CDS encoding DUF3370 domain-containing protein: MLSLLLGLFPLQVGPVAQLPPIEQAEPDSPGNREAAEDEILAPQPVRRREITQRHQVRSLPGRLDNVPVFNSNSPEVVLTEGILLSTFPANGMAVPSAHLNYAFQGRFDIFSHHISRAAAYQEGRTLFQGVMVYNPGPRTVEVNIRESASYISRFEAPFKPLPAYLEDPIGAIYSGSGSRVVGDVLRGRRRGLLRSNLRLGPREAEMVVNSPIPVGKITPSSNTRSTLIRAESNGPVYLASLAMFSPKTPDGREQIPSLREWQYLLVRSGLSGPRDVAPTSLSLAETSARFFYGRVAGVAKGSRWEATLTDPGVNELRVPTDGGAISYPIATLPRGTLGTRQVQSAPMVARYPDTAYLAHGNYGVQYSLTLPLTNRTGSPQQVAILFQTPLKEDGPSDQLRFLEPPEERVFFRGPIRLQYQDDLGNPIDRFIHVVQHRGEQGQPLATLNLRPGSKRVVQVNFLYPPDATPPQVLTVQSIR; the protein is encoded by the coding sequence ATGCTCTCTCTGCTCCTTGGCTTGTTTCCGCTCCAGGTGGGGCCCGTCGCTCAACTGCCCCCGATCGAACAGGCCGAACCCGATTCCCCAGGGAACCGGGAGGCCGCAGAAGATGAAATTTTGGCTCCGCAGCCCGTACGGCGGCGAGAGATTACCCAGCGCCATCAGGTGCGATCGCTCCCCGGGCGGCTGGACAACGTGCCGGTTTTTAACAGCAACAGCCCCGAAGTGGTGCTGACGGAAGGGATTTTGCTGTCCACTTTTCCGGCCAACGGCATGGCCGTACCTTCTGCGCACCTAAACTATGCCTTTCAGGGGCGGTTTGATATTTTTTCGCATCACATTTCCCGGGCGGCGGCTTATCAGGAAGGGCGGACGCTGTTTCAGGGCGTGATGGTCTATAACCCGGGGCCGCGCACCGTTGAGGTGAACATTCGCGAATCCGCGAGCTATATCAGCCGGTTTGAAGCGCCCTTTAAACCCTTGCCGGCCTATCTGGAAGACCCGATCGGGGCAATCTATTCTGGCTCTGGCAGCCGCGTGGTGGGGGATGTGTTGCGCGGTCGGCGGCGGGGCCTGCTGCGATCGAATCTGCGGCTAGGGCCTCGGGAAGCAGAAATGGTGGTGAATTCCCCGATTCCAGTGGGCAAAATCACCCCCTCCTCCAATACTCGATCGACCCTGATTCGGGCCGAGTCCAATGGGCCGGTCTATCTGGCCAGTTTGGCCATGTTCTCGCCCAAGACCCCCGACGGCCGCGAACAAATTCCCAGCCTGCGGGAGTGGCAATACCTGCTGGTGCGCAGCGGTCTTTCGGGCCCGCGTGATGTGGCTCCCACCTCCTTGAGCTTGGCGGAAACCAGTGCTCGATTCTTCTATGGCCGAGTGGCCGGCGTGGCCAAAGGGTCGCGCTGGGAGGCCACCCTCACGGATCCGGGGGTGAATGAACTGCGAGTGCCTACCGATGGCGGAGCCATTTCCTACCCGATCGCCACCTTGCCCCGAGGAACATTGGGCACGCGCCAGGTTCAAAGTGCGCCCATGGTGGCTCGCTATCCCGACACGGCCTATCTGGCCCACGGTAATTACGGGGTGCAATATAGCTTGACCTTGCCCTTAACCAATCGCACCGGCAGCCCGCAACAGGTGGCGATTTTGTTTCAAACTCCTTTGAAAGAAGACGGGCCGAGCGATCAACTACGATTTTTGGAGCCGCCCGAAGAGCGGGTCTTTTTCCGGGGGCCCATTCGGTTGCAGTACCAAGATGATTTAGGCAATCCGATCGATCGCTTCATCCATGTGGTGCAACATCGGGGTGAACAGGGGCAACCCCTCGCCACCTTGAACCTACGACCCGGTTCCAAGCGGGTGGTGCAGGTGAATTTTCTCTATCCGCCCGATGCCACACCGCCCCAAGTGCTGACGGTGCAATCCATCCGTTAG
- a CDS encoding cytochrome c oxidase subunit II, which translates to MNVPSTILTLLMGIGLTLISLWVGQNYHFLLPVSATDVSPEVDRLFGAMLTIATGLFLLVQGCLIYAILRFRRKPGDDTDGPPIRGNIPLEILWTAIPAVICLGISVFSFDVYNSMGGLDPMASGAGMGMAHHHGHHTAIAATLDEAPAMNGTEVALGLGAAPGSQGQAPDLQVNVQGLQYAWIFNYPDLNVMAGELHVPVGQDVQLNISAMDVLHAFWIPQFRIKQDAIPGRPTQLRFRATQPGRYPIVCAELCGSFHGAMRTEVLVQTPEEYEAWVASVMPEAETTETGQGSAVTLAQNPQNLTDSEYLQVYSDRLGIETRSIAQLAPAAL; encoded by the coding sequence ATGAATGTTCCTAGTACGATCCTGACCCTGCTGATGGGCATTGGCTTAACGCTAATCAGCCTTTGGGTTGGGCAAAACTATCATTTCCTGCTGCCGGTGTCGGCTACGGACGTGTCGCCCGAGGTCGATCGCCTGTTTGGGGCCATGTTGACCATTGCCACGGGCCTTTTTCTGCTGGTGCAAGGATGCTTGATTTATGCAATCCTGCGCTTTCGGCGCAAGCCCGGCGATGACACCGACGGCCCGCCCATCCGGGGCAACATTCCCCTAGAGATCCTTTGGACCGCGATCCCCGCCGTGATCTGTTTGGGCATCTCGGTCTTTAGCTTTGATGTGTATAACTCCATGGGGGGCTTGGATCCGATGGCCAGTGGAGCCGGGATGGGCATGGCCCACCACCACGGCCACCACACCGCGATCGCCGCCACGTTGGATGAGGCCCCGGCCATGAATGGTACGGAAGTGGCTCTAGGGCTGGGGGCAGCTCCCGGCTCCCAAGGCCAAGCCCCCGACTTGCAGGTCAATGTGCAGGGGCTGCAATACGCCTGGATTTTTAACTACCCTGACTTGAACGTGATGGCAGGGGAGCTGCATGTGCCCGTGGGTCAGGATGTGCAGCTCAACATTTCCGCCATGGATGTGTTGCACGCCTTCTGGATTCCGCAGTTTCGGATTAAGCAGGATGCGATCCCCGGTCGCCCCACACAATTACGCTTCCGGGCAACCCAGCCAGGCCGCTACCCGATCGTTTGCGCCGAGCTTTGCGGTTCCTTCCACGGGGCAATGCGCACCGAAGTACTGGTGCAAACGCCAGAAGAGTATGAAGCCTGGGTGGCGAGCGTGATGCCCGAGGCGGAAACCACGGAAACGGGCCAAGGATCAGCGGTAACCCTGGCGCAAAATCCTCAAAATTTGACGGATTCGGAATATTTACAGGTTTACAGCGATCGGCTGGGGATCGAGACCCGTTCGATCGCCCAATTGGCCCCCGCTGCGCTGTAA
- a CDS encoding heme o synthase — protein sequence MQEIVQNLSNMTEEAAASPWQRAGSIVRSYIQLTKPRIIVLLLISTAAAMALAGGGDVDPVLFLATLAGGALAAGSANAINCFYDRDIDSIMVRTQKRPIPSGQIRPRDALIFAIVLGVASFGLLTWMANLLAALLAMAGIGCYVVVYTHWLKRHSPHNIVIGGAAGAIPPLVGWAAVTGTLDWPAWALFWIIFLWTPPHFWALALMIRDDYASVGVPMLPVVSGDEATAKQILGYSIALVPLTLALAWPLGETGWLYGVIALILGSILVQKSWQLLALPSDRAVARDLFKYSIGYLMLLCAGAVLAGLPVTHSLQLALFDQVQSLWLAIAA from the coding sequence ATGCAAGAAATTGTGCAAAACCTGTCGAACATGACCGAGGAAGCGGCTGCGTCGCCCTGGCAGCGAGCCGGGTCGATCGTTCGGAGCTATATTCAGCTCACCAAGCCCCGGATCATTGTGTTGCTGCTGATTTCCACCGCAGCGGCCATGGCCCTGGCTGGCGGGGGTGATGTGGATCCGGTGCTGTTTTTGGCAACCCTGGCCGGTGGGGCCTTAGCTGCCGGTTCCGCTAATGCGATCAACTGTTTTTATGATCGCGACATTGATTCGATCATGGTGCGCACCCAAAAGCGCCCAATTCCCTCCGGGCAAATTCGCCCCCGCGATGCTCTGATATTCGCGATCGTCCTGGGCGTTGCGTCCTTTGGGCTGCTGACCTGGATGGCCAATCTGCTGGCGGCTTTGTTGGCGATGGCGGGAATTGGCTGCTATGTGGTGGTCTATACCCACTGGCTGAAGCGCCACAGTCCCCACAACATCGTGATTGGCGGCGCGGCGGGGGCCATTCCGCCCCTGGTGGGTTGGGCCGCCGTGACGGGCACGCTGGATTGGCCCGCCTGGGCGCTGTTTTGGATTATTTTCCTCTGGACTCCGCCGCACTTCTGGGCGCTGGCTTTGATGATTCGGGATGACTACGCCAGCGTAGGTGTGCCCATGCTGCCGGTGGTGAGCGGCGACGAGGCCACGGCTAAGCAAATTCTGGGTTACTCGATCGCCCTGGTTCCTTTAACCTTGGCGCTGGCTTGGCCCTTGGGCGAAACCGGCTGGCTCTACGGGGTGATCGCCCTGATTTTGGGGAGCATTTTGGTGCAAAAGTCCTGGCAACTGCTGGCCCTACCGAGCGATCGCGCCGTGGCACGGGATCTGTTCAAATACTCGATCGGCTACCTGATGCTGCTCTGTGCCGGAGCCGTTTTGGCTGGTTTACCGGTCACCCACAGCTTGCAACTGGCTTTGTTTGACCAAGTGCAATCGCTCTGGCTGGCGATCGCGGCTTAG
- the ctaD gene encoding cytochrome c oxidase subunit I: MAPAELRTPGAIEPDPEPWQRFFSFSVDHKVIGIQYLVTSFFFFLIGGALATAVRVELATPEVDFVSRELYNQLFTIHATVMIFLWIVPAGAGFGNYLIPLMIGAKDMAFPRLNAIAFWMIPPAGLLLIASFFVPTGAAAAGWTSYPPLSLVSGQWGELIWILSILLLGTSSILGGINFAATILKMRIPGMTLNDMPLFCWAMLAASILILMSTPVLAGALVLLSFDLMAGTAFFNPTGGGDPIVYQHMFWFYSHPAVYIMILPLFGAISEILPVHARKPIFGYKAIAYSSIAISLLGLIVWAHHMFTSGTPAWLRMFFMIATMIIAVPTGIKVFGWVATIWGGKLRLNSAMLFAIGFVSMFVVGGLSGVMIASVPFDIHVHDTYFIVAHLHYVLFGGSVFGLYAALYHWFPKMTGRMLNEPWGKVHFVLTLVGFNLCFLPMHYLGLMGMPRRVAEYDPQFSTVNAICSIGSYILAVSTIPFLVNAVYSWVAGEKASANPWNALTLEWTVSSPPPEHNFVGQPVLKTGPYDYGVTKRGESRKPISQLKASDILSGSTR, from the coding sequence ATGGCTCCAGCAGAACTCAGAACGCCCGGCGCGATCGAACCCGATCCCGAACCCTGGCAACGGTTTTTTAGCTTCAGCGTCGATCACAAAGTCATCGGCATTCAATACCTTGTCACCAGCTTTTTCTTCTTCCTGATTGGTGGAGCCTTGGCCACCGCTGTGCGCGTGGAGTTGGCTACTCCGGAAGTGGATTTCGTGAGCCGCGAACTCTACAACCAACTCTTCACCATCCATGCAACGGTGATGATTTTTCTGTGGATTGTGCCGGCCGGAGCAGGCTTTGGCAACTATCTCATTCCCCTGATGATTGGGGCCAAGGATATGGCCTTTCCTCGGCTCAACGCGATCGCCTTCTGGATGATTCCGCCGGCCGGGCTGCTGCTGATTGCCAGCTTTTTTGTGCCCACCGGAGCCGCCGCCGCCGGTTGGACTTCCTATCCTCCCCTCAGCTTGGTCAGTGGCCAATGGGGTGAACTAATTTGGATCCTCAGCATTTTGCTGTTGGGAACCTCCTCCATTTTGGGCGGAATCAACTTTGCAGCCACCATCCTCAAAATGCGCATCCCCGGCATGACGTTAAATGACATGCCGCTGTTTTGTTGGGCCATGTTGGCCGCTTCCATTTTGATTTTGATGTCCACCCCGGTGCTGGCTGGCGCATTGGTGCTGTTGTCCTTTGATTTGATGGCGGGAACGGCCTTTTTTAACCCCACTGGGGGCGGCGACCCGATCGTCTATCAGCACATGTTTTGGTTCTATTCCCACCCAGCGGTTTACATCATGATCCTGCCGCTGTTTGGAGCCATTTCCGAAATTTTGCCCGTCCATGCTCGCAAACCGATTTTTGGTTACAAAGCGATCGCCTATTCCAGCATTGCCATCAGTTTGTTGGGCTTGATTGTTTGGGCACACCACATGTTCACCAGTGGCACACCGGCATGGTTGCGGATGTTTTTCATGATTGCCACCATGATCATCGCCGTGCCCACCGGCATCAAAGTGTTTGGTTGGGTAGCCACCATTTGGGGTGGCAAATTGCGGCTGAATTCCGCCATGCTGTTTGCGATCGGGTTTGTGTCGATGTTTGTGGTGGGTGGTCTCAGCGGTGTGATGATTGCCTCCGTGCCCTTTGACATTCACGTTCACGACACCTATTTCATCGTTGCCCACCTGCACTACGTGTTGTTTGGCGGCAGTGTATTTGGTCTCTATGCGGCGCTTTACCACTGGTTCCCCAAAATGACCGGGCGAATGTTAAACGAACCCTGGGGAAAAGTACATTTTGTTTTGACCCTGGTGGGTTTCAATCTTTGCTTTTTGCCCATGCATTACTTGGGCTTGATGGGAATGCCCCGACGGGTGGCGGAATATGATCCGCAATTTTCAACGGTGAATGCAATTTGCAGCATCGGTTCCTATATTTTGGCTGTGTCTACCATTCCGTTCCTGGTGAATGCGGTTTATTCCTGGGTGGCTGGCGAAAAGGCTTCGGCTAATCCTTGGAATGCTTTGACATTGGAGTGGACGGTTTCTTCGCCGCCGCCGGAGCACAATTTCGTGGGTCAGCCGGTTCTGAAAACAGGCCCCTATGATTACGGGGTGACAAAACGGGGTGAAAGCCGCAAGCCAATTTCGCAACTGAAGGCTTCTGATATTTTGAGTGGCTCAACACGCTAG